One window of Triticum dicoccoides isolate Atlit2015 ecotype Zavitan chromosome 5A, WEW_v2.0, whole genome shotgun sequence genomic DNA carries:
- the LOC119302916 gene encoding alkane hydroxylase MAH1-like, which yields MGIIALTYNFVNASSSKASMKKGGWKCPPRGFVKLNVDASFDLDLLKGTMGAVLRDDKGRFIAGGNGKTDYCADVIMAEALAVKFGLNLAQRAGCNRLIINSDNLENSSYRRSRSRSKNPAALPINWPIIHMFPSLLVKVHNLLDYFTLVLAGNGHNFRAHGPPGTGMRFFVTCDPANIRHIFTTNYTNFPKGAEFAAIFDIMGDSLFNVDGARALRPRVKIHTVLSSPRLVASMEACCRDKVVNNLLPLFCHMASTNALFDMQELMSRFMFDLATTALFSVDPGLLSTDMPPMDIPVAMDTVMEVGFFRHMMPASCWKVMRWLNIGPERKLGAAHTVLRVFIAKMIERRNIDKVHVSNDEEQEGVDILSSYINDPDFADYDFLCAGLIGLMLALRDTVRTTLTWIFYNLAQNPDIVATIRNELLPIALQKAPTGAGAMVIFEPEEIKSLVYLRATLYETLRLYPPAPLERKTVATKDIMPSGHKVHAGDTVFVSIYSMGRMRDVWGENCLDYNPHRWLSKDGNTLRYVPSHKFLSFNSGPRICPGKDIAVMQMKIIIATVLWNFDVEVLEGQSIRPKSSCILQMENGLIVKLKKRQA from the exons ATGGGGATCATAGCTCTTACATATAATTTTGTAAATGCATCATCTTCAAAGGCGTCCATGAAAAAGGGGGGTTGGAAATGTCCTCCTAGGGGATTTGTGAAACTCAATGTTGACGCCTCTTTTGACCTTGACTTGCTGAAGGGTACGATGGGGGCAGTATTGAGAGACGACAAGGGTAGATTTATTGCAGGAGGGAATGGAAAGACAGACTACTGCGCGGATGTTATCATGGCGGAGGCCTTAGCTGTCAAATTTGGCCTAAATTTAGCACAAAGGGCGGGATGTAATCGCCTAATCATCAACTCTGACAATCTGGAG AACTCTTCATATAGGAG GTCTCGTAGTAGATCAAAGAACCCAGCAGCTCTCCCCATAAACTGGCCAATAATACACATGTTCCCTTCCTTGCTGGTCAAGGTCCACAACTTGCTTGACTATTTCACCTTGGTTCTCGCCGGTAACGGCCACAACTTCAGGGCGCATGGCCCACCTGGGACCGGAATGAGGTTCTTCGTTACCTGCGACCCTGCAAACATCCGCCACATCTTCACGACAAACTACACCAACTTCCCCAAGGGCGCGGAGTTCGCTGCCATTTTCGACATCATGGGTGACAGCCTCTTCAACGTCGACGGCGCACGAGCTCTTCGTCCACGAGTGAAGATCCATACTGTACTCAGCAGCCcgcggttggttgccagtatggaggCTTGCTGCCGCGACAAGGTGGTGAACAACCTTCTCCCGTTGTTTTGCCACATGGCAAGCACCAACGCTCTATTTGACATGCAGGAACTAATGTCAAGGTTTATGTTTGACTTGGCCACTACGGCTCTATTTAGCGTGGACCCTGGCCTTCTTTCCACAGACATGCCGCCCATGGACATCCCAGTTGCCATGGATACGGTCATGGAAGTAGGCTTTTTTCGGCACATGATGCCAGCCTCTTGCTGGAAGGTGATGAGGTGGCTAAATATTGGCCCTGAGAGAAAGCTTGGTGCAGCGCACACAGTACTACGAGTGTTCATCGCAAAGATGATCGAACGGAGGAACATCGACAAAGTACATGTTAGTAATGATGAGGAACAAGAGGGTGTGGATATTCTGTCTTCCTACATCAACGACCCAGACTTCGCCGACTACGACTTTCTCTGTGCGGGGCTCATTGGCCTCATGCTCGCTCTGCGGGACACGGTTCGCACGACCCTGACATGGATCTTCTACAACCTCGCTCAGAACCCTGACATCGTGGCAACTATCCGTAATGAATTGTTACCAATTGCATTACAAAAAGCACCCACGGGTGCGGGTGCCATGGTGATCTTTGAGCCAGAGGAGATCAAGTCTCTGGTCTATCTACGAGCCACCTTGTATGAGACTCTCAGGCTCTACCCACCGGCGCCTTTGGAGCGCAAGACGGTGGCCACTAAGGATATCATGCCGAGTGGCCACAAGGTGCATGCAGGTGACACAGTCTTTGTTTCCATCTATTCCATGGGAAGAATGAGGGACGTGTGGGGTGAGAATTGTCTGGACTATAACCCACACAGATGGCTCTCAAAGGACGGCAACACGCTGAGGTACGTACCGTCTCACAAGTTCTTGTCCTTCAACTCAGGCCCGAGGATATGCCCTGGCAAGGACATTGCGGTTATGCAAATGAAGATCATCATCGCCACAGTGTTGTGGAACTTCGATGTGGAGGTATTAGAAGGGCAGAGCATCCGGCCCAAGTCGTCCTGTATACTGCAAATGGAAAATGGGCTCATTGTGAAGCTGAAGAAGCGACAAGCATAA